The following proteins are encoded in a genomic region of Aliiroseovarius sp. F47248L:
- a CDS encoding D-amino acid dehydrogenase: MKVVVMGAGVIGVTTAYYLAKQGAEVVVIDRQTGPGLETSYANAGQLSYGMTSPWAAPGIPMKAVKWMFMKRRPLFIWPLISPTMWKWCVQMVRNCNEESYRINKGRMVRISSYSRDVMPDLIAETGIEYDGRQQGTLQLFRTAKQMKASKADQDILTEYGSPYEVLGRDACIAVEPALTEVRNKFVGGLRLTADRTGDCRMFTIALTEKCNEMGVEFHYGQSIKSIAVEGGKVVGVDTEIAGRISGDAYVCAMGSYAVNVLTPIGIKLPVYPVKGYSVTLPVTDDAFAPQSTIMDETHKVAITRLGDRIRVAGQAEIAGYSDRLGPHATDTVKHVIKDLFPKGGDISKAEGWTGLRPMTPDGTPVLGPTQYDNLFLNTGHGTLGWTMACGSGRAVADIVLGKTPEISMDGLTAARYAR; encoded by the coding sequence ATGAAAGTTGTCGTTATGGGCGCGGGTGTCATTGGCGTCACCACTGCATATTATCTGGCAAAACAAGGCGCAGAAGTCGTGGTGATCGACCGTCAGACCGGGCCGGGTCTTGAGACGAGCTATGCCAACGCGGGGCAGTTGAGCTATGGCATGACATCACCATGGGCAGCCCCCGGCATTCCGATGAAAGCCGTCAAGTGGATGTTTATGAAGCGCCGCCCTTTGTTTATCTGGCCTTTGATCAGCCCGACCATGTGGAAATGGTGCGTGCAGATGGTGCGAAACTGCAACGAGGAAAGCTATCGCATCAACAAGGGGCGCATGGTGCGTATCTCAAGCTACTCGCGCGATGTCATGCCAGATCTGATTGCCGAAACAGGCATCGAATATGACGGGCGTCAGCAGGGCACATTGCAACTGTTTCGCACGGCCAAACAGATGAAGGCATCAAAGGCTGATCAGGATATTTTAACGGAATATGGATCGCCTTACGAAGTGCTGGGTCGCGACGCCTGTATCGCCGTCGAACCTGCGCTTACCGAGGTGCGCAACAAGTTCGTTGGTGGCTTGCGTCTGACTGCAGATCGCACCGGCGATTGCCGCATGTTCACAATCGCCCTGACCGAAAAATGCAACGAGATGGGGGTTGAATTCCACTATGGCCAATCCATCAAATCGATCGCTGTCGAGGGAGGCAAGGTTGTAGGTGTTGACACGGAAATCGCCGGTCGCATCAGTGGGGACGCTTATGTTTGTGCTATGGGCAGCTATGCTGTGAACGTGTTGACCCCAATCGGGATCAAGCTGCCGGTTTACCCGGTCAAGGGCTATTCGGTGACCTTGCCTGTCACCGACGATGCGTTCGCACCGCAATCCACGATCATGGACGAAACCCATAAAGTCGCGATCACGCGTTTGGGGGATCGCATCCGTGTTGCAGGACAAGCCGAGATTGCGGGCTATTCCGATCGCCTAGGCCCACATGCCACGGATACCGTCAAGCACGTGATCAAAGATCTGTTTCCCAAAGGCGGAGATATTTCTAAGGCCGAAGGCTGGACCGGTCTGCGCCCGATGACGCCTGATGGAACGCCGGTTTTGGGCCCAACGCAGTATGACAACCTGTTTTTGAATACGGGGCATGGGACACTGGGCTGGACGATGGCCTGCGGCTCGGGTCGCGCAGTGGCCGACATCGTTCTGGGCAAGACACCAGAGATTTCTATGGACGGACTGACGGCGGCTCGATACGCCCGATAG
- a CDS encoding PLP-dependent cysteine synthase family protein produces the protein MNSWVTDAIGKINADAHRSADTHLFKLPLPRLGGVDIYLKDESTHPTGSLKHRLARSLFLYALCNGKIREGTTIVEASSGSTAVSEAYFARMIGVPFIAVVPESTARSKIKLIEFYGGQIHFVGSAPQMHSASVDLAGAIDGYFMDQFTYAERATDWRGNNNIAESVFTQMEREPHPIPSHLIMGAGTGGTSATLGRYIRYKGYDTELTVVDPENSVFYDSYISGDRSLISDKSSRVEGIGRPKVEHSFQPGVIDHMIQVPDAASIATMLWLEELIGRKAGPSTGTNLWGALRVAQDMVKEGRQGSIVTLLCDSGERYLDTYYNSDWVSDCIGDCQRYHEELVAAHG, from the coding sequence ATGAACAGCTGGGTTACTGACGCAATCGGAAAGATCAACGCGGATGCGCATCGTTCAGCTGACACTCATCTTTTCAAGCTCCCTTTGCCGCGCCTTGGGGGCGTGGACATCTATCTGAAAGACGAAAGCACCCATCCGACGGGAAGCCTCAAGCATCGGCTAGCACGGTCGCTCTTCTTGTATGCGCTGTGCAACGGCAAAATTCGGGAAGGCACGACCATCGTTGAGGCGTCTTCTGGAAGCACAGCCGTGTCTGAAGCCTACTTCGCGCGCATGATTGGCGTGCCCTTCATTGCCGTTGTTCCCGAAAGCACCGCGCGCAGCAAGATCAAGCTGATTGAATTCTATGGCGGTCAAATTCACTTTGTGGGTTCCGCTCCGCAAATGCACAGCGCATCGGTCGATTTGGCCGGCGCGATTGATGGCTATTTCATGGATCAGTTCACCTATGCCGAGCGAGCGACAGATTGGCGTGGCAACAACAACATTGCTGAAAGCGTGTTCACGCAGATGGAACGCGAACCTCACCCGATCCCTTCGCATTTAATCATGGGCGCTGGCACGGGCGGCACGTCGGCGACTCTGGGTCGATATATCCGATACAAGGGCTATGACACCGAACTTACGGTCGTCGATCCGGAAAATTCAGTTTTCTATGACAGCTATATAAGCGGTGATCGCAGTCTGATTTCCGACAAATCCAGCCGGGTGGAAGGGATCGGCCGCCCAAAGGTAGAGCACTCGTTTCAACCCGGTGTGATCGACCACATGATACAAGTGCCTGATGCCGCCAGTATTGCCACCATGTTGTGGCTGGAAGAGCTGATCGGACGCAAGGCGGGCCCATCAACAGGCACAAACCTTTGGGGGGCTTTGCGGGTTGCTCAGGACATGGTCAAGGAAGGTCGCCAAGGCTCTATCGTCACGTTGTTGTGCGACAGTGGGGAACGGTATCTAGACACCTATTACAATTCTGATTGGGTCAGTGACTGTATCGGTGATTGCCAAAGATATCACGAAGAGTTGGTGGCCG
- a CDS encoding pirin family protein, translated as MIIDQNTTQQGGISFTVRPASERGRADFGWLKSAHSFSFGNYYDPKHMGFGNLRVINDDLVAGGKGFGQHPHQNAEIFSYVLGGALEHKDSLGNGSVVSAGGVQYMSAGSGVTHSEFNPSATDEMRFLQVWLLPEVQNTKPAYDTIDLSYEDKNGKLKLFLSRDGRDGSMTTQADASVYAATLDGDQRINTELRSGRRGWVQVADGSLNVNGIALSKGDGLAIDGSGALTFDQGKAAEILFFDLAH; from the coding sequence ATGATCATCGATCAAAACACCACCCAACAAGGTGGCATAAGTTTCACCGTTCGCCCCGCCAGTGAAAGGGGGCGGGCAGATTTTGGCTGGCTGAAGTCAGCGCATAGTTTCAGCTTTGGAAACTACTATGATCCCAAGCACATGGGGTTTGGAAATTTGCGCGTCATCAACGATGACCTTGTCGCGGGTGGCAAAGGGTTTGGCCAGCATCCGCACCAAAACGCCGAGATCTTCTCGTACGTGTTAGGTGGCGCGCTGGAACACAAGGACTCGCTGGGCAACGGATCCGTCGTCAGCGCGGGCGGCGTTCAATATATGAGCGCCGGATCGGGCGTGACCCATTCCGAGTTCAATCCATCTGCGACCGATGAAATGCGGTTCTTGCAGGTCTGGTTGCTGCCAGAGGTGCAGAACACCAAGCCCGCATATGACACCATTGATCTGTCGTACGAGGACAAAAACGGGAAGCTGAAATTGTTCCTGTCCCGAGATGGGCGCGACGGGTCGATGACAACCCAGGCAGACGCAAGTGTCTATGCAGCGACCTTGGACGGTGATCAGAGGATCAACACAGAGCTTCGTTCTGGTCGCAGAGGCTGGGTGCAGGTTGCTGATGGGTCATTGAATGTGAATGGGATCGCTTTGTCGAAGGGCGATGGGCTCGCCATTGACGGCAGCGGTGCGCTGACCTTTGACCAGGGCAAAGCCGCAGAGATCCTGTTCTTCGACCTTGCCCACTAG
- a CDS encoding LysR family transcriptional regulator — protein MDHISRIGVFIAVVKAESFAGAARALGITSSAVSKQVQNLEQDLQVKLLNRTTRNVSVTEKGAVYYERVARALEDLQEAQEQIYELKSRPRGPLKVSFPQSLGIKYFRETIASFAAKYPEVELDVSLDERFVDIVNEGFDLAVRIGALKDTSLIARRMASCPFVVCASANYLETHGTPEEPGDLAHHNMLAFTGNTGLHDWRYQDATGQIGQVSLRGNFKADSGDILCSAALQGVGIAILPVFYVAEHLKNQALHAVLPDYATSPKRDIYAVFQPNRFQSTRQRLFVDHLVSTCKRLPWES, from the coding sequence ATGGATCACATATCCCGCATCGGCGTCTTCATTGCCGTCGTCAAAGCAGAAAGTTTCGCAGGTGCTGCGCGCGCGTTGGGCATCACCAGTTCAGCCGTGTCCAAGCAGGTGCAGAACCTTGAACAGGACCTGCAGGTCAAACTGCTGAACCGCACCACGCGGAATGTCTCTGTCACCGAGAAGGGCGCGGTTTATTATGAACGCGTGGCGCGTGCGTTGGAGGATTTGCAGGAAGCACAGGAACAAATCTACGAGTTGAAATCGCGTCCCCGAGGGCCGTTGAAGGTCAGTTTCCCGCAAAGCTTGGGCATCAAATACTTCCGCGAAACGATCGCGTCTTTCGCAGCAAAGTACCCAGAGGTGGAGTTGGACGTGAGCTTGGATGAGCGTTTCGTCGATATCGTCAACGAGGGGTTTGACCTTGCGGTGCGTATCGGGGCGCTTAAGGACACGTCACTTATCGCGCGGCGCATGGCCTCTTGTCCCTTCGTGGTATGTGCAAGCGCGAATTATCTTGAAACCCACGGCACGCCCGAGGAACCGGGCGATCTGGCACATCACAATATGCTGGCGTTCACGGGAAACACCGGGCTGCACGACTGGCGCTATCAGGACGCGACAGGCCAGATCGGTCAGGTCAGTCTGCGCGGCAATTTCAAGGCGGATTCCGGTGACATCTTGTGCAGCGCGGCCCTGCAAGGCGTTGGCATTGCCATTCTTCCCGTTTTCTACGTGGCTGAGCACCTCAAGAACCAAGCATTGCACGCGGTGCTGCCTGATTACGCGACATCGCCCAAACGCGATATCTACGCGGTGTTCCAGCCCAACCGCTTCCAGTCAACTCGACAGCGGCTGTTCGTGGATCATTTGGTTTCGACGTGTAAAAGACTTCCGTGGGAAAGCTGA
- the rnk gene encoding nucleoside diphosphate kinase regulator, with protein MSTSIQTPKTSRNRNPKIVINADDITHLEGLVDGMMRRHPALADRLLDEISRARIVSPSKMPKNVVGIGSTVTYRDESTRQNKTVTLVYPEDADITQFRVSVMTPIGVALLGLAEGASFYWDTRENQRRTLTIIGVEQPEIDI; from the coding sequence ATGTCTACCTCTATCCAAACACCGAAAACATCACGTAACCGAAACCCGAAAATCGTTATTAACGCGGATGATATTACGCATTTAGAAGGGCTGGTGGATGGCATGATGAGGCGTCATCCGGCACTCGCTGACCGCCTGCTTGATGAAATCAGCCGGGCGCGGATTGTTTCGCCTTCCAAGATGCCGAAAAATGTTGTGGGCATTGGCAGCACCGTAACCTACCGTGATGAAAGCACGAGGCAAAATAAAACGGTGACGCTGGTCTATCCTGAAGATGCCGATATCACGCAGTTTCGAGTGTCGGTGATGACACCCATCGGTGTGGCTTTGCTGGGGCTGGCCGAAGGCGCAAGCTTCTACTGGGATACACGGGAGAACCAGCGCCGCACGTTGACCATAATCGGTGTCGAGCAACCTGAAATCGATATTTGA
- a CDS encoding NAD(P)H-dependent oxidoreductase yields MTKLLMFAGSARKASTNKKLAALAASIAQDAGADVTLIDLKDFEMPIYNGDIEAETGLPENAKRLKQLFVDHDGLFIASPEYNSSISPLLKNALDWISRKHIEDEPPLWAYNGKVAALGAVAPGALGGLRGLVPLRMMLGNIGVTVVPNQVAVSNGASAFDASETLNNEQQAQFLKATVDQLIMTTRAISEA; encoded by the coding sequence ATGACCAAACTTCTTATGTTCGCCGGAAGCGCGCGCAAAGCGTCGACAAACAAGAAGCTCGCAGCCTTGGCTGCGAGCATTGCCCAAGACGCGGGCGCTGATGTCACCCTGATCGACCTGAAAGATTTCGAGATGCCTATCTACAATGGCGATATCGAAGCAGAGACCGGCCTGCCAGAAAATGCTAAGCGGCTGAAACAGCTTTTTGTCGATCATGACGGTCTGTTCATCGCCTCGCCGGAATACAACAGCTCGATTTCGCCTTTGTTGAAAAATGCTTTGGATTGGATATCACGCAAGCATATTGAGGATGAACCACCCCTTTGGGCCTATAATGGCAAGGTCGCGGCCCTTGGGGCCGTTGCACCCGGCGCGCTGGGCGGCTTGCGGGGGCTTGTTCCGTTGCGCATGATGTTGGGGAACATTGGCGTGACGGTCGTACCAAATCAGGTGGCCGTATCGAATGGCGCCAGCGCATTTGATGCCTCTGAGACCCTGAATAACGAGCAGCAGGCGCAGTTTTTGAAAGCCACGGTCGACCAACTGATAATGACGACGCGTGCCATATCTGAAGCATGA
- a CDS encoding universal stress protein, whose translation MTRLTILAAIGQLPQDVAVLHRALEISTASRSELHLVHVLDLPGDAADLTDITTFLGQAAFAARDVIAGAVVELGTDPSDVQIHIELGTHAFRLIEVCREISPDLIVMRAHQRVKISERLLGSTTDRVIAATQIPVLVVKRPVGRRYGGVMLATNGNDDALKASHFVSTLLPENQLHVVQVVQIPPQLKEAMLRAGSQTAELAAYLRNLAKNAEGHLKDLSEKSGLGVTSEVLKGDPVKTLTRLCRHQDFDLIALGQGRSSLIRRAFIGSVSRRLLRDAACDVLIWKPTPIDTTT comes from the coding sequence ATGACACGCTTGACGATCCTCGCTGCCATTGGGCAACTTCCGCAGGATGTTGCTGTCCTTCATCGCGCCCTTGAAATATCAACGGCGTCTCGGTCTGAATTACACCTTGTACACGTTCTCGATCTTCCCGGAGACGCCGCGGATCTGACTGACATTACCACCTTTCTGGGTCAGGCAGCCTTTGCGGCGCGCGACGTTATCGCAGGTGCCGTAGTCGAGCTGGGGACAGACCCTTCTGATGTTCAGATACACATTGAGTTGGGAACGCATGCTTTTCGACTGATCGAGGTATGTAGAGAGATATCGCCTGACCTGATTGTAATGCGTGCTCACCAAAGGGTGAAAATCTCCGAAAGATTGCTTGGCTCAACCACGGACAGAGTTATTGCCGCAACGCAGATACCGGTGCTCGTGGTGAAAAGGCCCGTTGGACGTCGATATGGCGGGGTCATGCTGGCCACCAATGGCAACGACGACGCATTGAAAGCGTCTCATTTTGTATCCACCCTTCTACCAGAAAACCAGTTGCACGTGGTCCAAGTCGTACAAATCCCGCCCCAACTCAAAGAAGCCATGTTGCGCGCCGGGTCCCAAACGGCTGAACTTGCGGCCTATCTGCGCAACCTGGCGAAGAACGCCGAGGGTCACTTGAAAGATCTGTCGGAAAAGAGCGGGCTGGGTGTCACGTCGGAGGTGTTGAAAGGCGACCCTGTAAAGACGCTGACACGCCTGTGCCGCCATCAAGACTTCGATCTGATCGCTCTTGGCCAAGGGCGATCCAGTCTGATCAGGCGCGCATTTATCGGCAGCGTCTCAAGGCGCCTTCTGCGGGATGCGGCTTGCGATGTATTGATCTGGAAACCGACGCCGATCGACACAACAACTTGA
- a CDS encoding DoxX family protein: MTQLTNPNYGAFITRVSLGGILLAHGLLKLLVFTIPGTVGYFESLGLPAIAAYLTIFAEIVGGTAIILGLYTRLAALLSLPLLIGSVWAHAGNGWLFSAPNGGWEFPVLLVLLAVAVALQGGGAFALRKLPMIDEYIPQLLKA; encoded by the coding sequence ATGACACAGCTTACAAACCCGAACTACGGCGCATTCATCACTCGCGTTTCCCTTGGCGGCATCCTTTTGGCCCACGGCCTTTTGAAGCTGCTGGTTTTCACCATCCCCGGAACCGTCGGCTATTTTGAAAGTCTTGGGCTGCCAGCAATCGCTGCCTATCTGACCATTTTCGCCGAAATCGTCGGCGGCACCGCGATCATTCTGGGCCTGTACACCCGTTTGGCGGCGCTGCTGTCATTGCCGCTGTTGATCGGCTCGGTCTGGGCCCATGCAGGCAACGGCTGGCTGTTCAGCGCACCAAATGGCGGATGGGAATTCCCGGTGCTGCTGGTGCTTCTTGCCGTGGCAGTCGCCCTTCAGGGCGGTGGTGCATTTGCCCTGCGCAAACTGCCGATGATCGACGAATATATCCCACAGCTCTTGAAAGCTTAA
- a CDS encoding aspartate/glutamate racemase family protein codes for MKILVVNPNTTASMTKKIGAAANAVARPDTEIIATNSQSGPASIQGFLDIATCVPGLLEEVARHPDVDAIVIACFDDTGLDAVRTMVSVPVLGIGEAAYHAASMIATKFSVITTLSRSVPGLENNLMRYGLAEKCMRVRATDIPVLKLEEGDPATMTKIRSEIREAIDQDNAEAIVLGCAGMADLMAQLSEEFGLPVIDGVAAGVTFAEALVNNKLSTSKIGAYSS; via the coding sequence ATGACGAAAAAAATCGGGGCCGCGGCCAATGCTGTCGCGCGTCCAGATACCGAGATCATAGCGACTAATTCTCAAAGCGGACCGGCAAGTATTCAGGGGTTTCTGGACATCGCCACATGTGTGCCGGGCCTTTTGGAAGAAGTGGCGCGGCATCCGGATGTTGACGCGATTGTCATCGCTTGTTTCGACGATACCGGGCTCGACGCGGTGCGTACGATGGTGTCAGTTCCTGTCTTGGGCATCGGTGAAGCTGCCTATCACGCAGCCAGCATGATCGCGACCAAGTTCAGCGTCATCACCACCTTGTCGCGCTCGGTTCCGGGGCTTGAAAACAATCTGATGCGCTATGGGCTTGCTGAAAAATGCATGAGGGTCCGCGCGACAGATATTCCGGTGCTAAAGCTTGAAGAGGGCGATCCGGCGACCATGACCAAAATCCGGTCTGAGATCCGCGAGGCAATCGATCAGGACAACGCGGAGGCGATTGTTTTGGGATGCGCCGGAATGGCCGATCTTATGGCACAATTAAGCGAAGAGTTCGGACTTCCTGTTATTGACGGGGTTGCGGCTGGTGTCACCTTTGCTGAAGCTCTTGTTAACAACAAACTTAGCACATCAAAGATCGGCGCTTACTCAAGCTAG
- a CDS encoding pirin family protein: protein MSWNPSIEPTCPNADGVDAIETLIVPRARDIGGFEVRRALPSPRRQMVGPFIFFDQMGPAEFITEQGIDVRPHPHIGLATVTYLYQGEFQHRDSLGTDQMIYPGEVNWMIAGNGVTHSERTSAQTRKGPSSLFGIQTWVALPEEAEDMEADFEHHKEEALPFLEGEGKQVRLIVGNAWGERAPTKTFTEMFYADAILEAGAMLPMPDNHEDRGIYVTDGSIEVAGDVFQSGQMMVFRPGDAITVKAGPAGARLMLLGGETLNGPRHIWWNFVASSKEKIDAAKEAWAAGDWEHGRFQLPPTDNDEFIPLPD from the coding sequence ATGAGCTGGAACCCTTCAATTGAACCGACCTGTCCCAATGCGGATGGCGTCGATGCCATCGAAACACTGATCGTGCCACGTGCGCGTGACATCGGAGGGTTCGAAGTCCGCCGCGCCCTTCCGTCACCCAGACGCCAAATGGTCGGCCCGTTTATCTTCTTCGACCAAATGGGTCCGGCAGAGTTCATCACCGAACAAGGCATCGACGTGCGCCCGCACCCGCATATCGGCTTGGCAACGGTGACCTATCTTTACCAGGGAGAGTTCCAACATAGGGATTCACTTGGCACGGACCAGATGATCTATCCCGGTGAAGTGAACTGGATGATCGCCGGGAACGGCGTCACCCATTCGGAACGCACAAGCGCGCAGACCCGCAAAGGGCCAAGCAGCCTGTTTGGCATTCAGACATGGGTGGCCTTGCCCGAGGAAGCCGAAGACATGGAGGCTGATTTTGAGCACCACAAAGAAGAGGCGCTGCCGTTCTTAGAAGGGGAAGGCAAACAGGTGCGGCTTATTGTTGGCAATGCTTGGGGTGAACGCGCGCCAACCAAGACATTTACAGAGATGTTCTATGCCGACGCCATCCTGGAAGCCGGTGCAATGCTGCCCATGCCCGACAACCATGAAGATCGCGGCATCTATGTCACTGACGGCTCAATCGAAGTCGCCGGCGACGTCTTTCAATCTGGTCAGATGATGGTGTTCCGTCCCGGCGACGCGATCACCGTTAAAGCTGGCCCGGCTGGTGCAAGATTGATGTTGCTTGGCGGCGAGACACTGAACGGCCCACGCCACATCTGGTGGAACTTCGTCGCCTCTTCAAAAGAAAAGATCGACGCCGCCAAGGAAGCTTGGGCTGCGGGTGACTGGGAACACGGTCGTTTCCAATTGCCGCCAACAGACAACGACGAATTCATTCCCTTGCCGGACTAA
- a CDS encoding DUF1127 domain-containing protein — translation MHPILFHHNFLDLRPNWAETNTLSVSEEDGFLRRWWRSTIRSWKRRKLIAAMQALDDRVLRDMGICRQDIERIVDAFDDRELGMVPLAADQSSTGEYQGAV, via the coding sequence ATGCATCCCATATTGTTTCACCATAATTTCTTGGATCTGCGACCGAACTGGGCGGAAACGAACACCCTTTCCGTGTCTGAAGAGGATGGGTTTTTGCGCCGCTGGTGGCGTTCGACCATCCGAAGCTGGAAACGGCGCAAACTGATCGCGGCGATGCAAGCGTTGGACGATCGTGTGCTCAGAGACATGGGCATCTGTCGTCAAGACATAGAACGCATTGTAGACGCTTTCGATGATCGTGAACTTGGAATGGTTCCGCTGGCAGCGGATCAGAGTTCAACTGGTGAATATCAAGGCGCCGTTTGA